In Papaver somniferum cultivar HN1 chromosome 1, ASM357369v1, whole genome shotgun sequence, a genomic segment contains:
- the LOC113284564 gene encoding probable thiol methyltransferase 2 yields MTTTNTKMEEKRGEENHSSNSATFRSKVEKMQGIIHEYSAGGWDKCWEQRVTPWDLGQPTPVVLEILEKKTLPKGRVLIPGCGAGHDVIAIANPERYVVGLDLSENALKRAREKSSSSPNAKYFEFIEADFFTWHPTEKFDLIFDYTFFCAFEPRMRASWGKRMHELLKPDGELITLMWPTDDRDGGPPYKVSVADYDEVLHPWGFKATSITDNELAHVGLRRGCEKLGRWKRYL; encoded by the exons atgacaacaacaaacacaaaaatggaagaaaaaagaggagaagaaaatCATTCAAGTAATTCTGCAACATTTCGTTCCAAGGTGGAAAAAATGCAGGGTATCATACATGAGTACTCGGCAG GTGGTTGGGACAAATGCTGGGAACAACGAGTGACGCCATGGGATTTGGGTCAGCCAACGCCTGTAGTGCTAGAAATTCTTGAGAAGAAAACCCTTCCCAAAGGCAGAGTTCTAATCCCTGGATGTGGGGCT GGACACGACGTGATTGCAATTGCAAACCCTGAACGCTATGTTGTAGGCCTGGATTTATCAGAAAATGCCTTGAAGAGAGCAAGAGAG AAATCTTCGTCATCACCAAATGCAAAATATTTTGAGTTTATAGAGGCGGACTTCTTCACTTGGCATCCAACTGAGAAATTTGATCTCATATTTGATTACAC GTTTTTCTGTGCGTTTGAACCTCGCATGAGAGCATCTTGGGGAAAACGAATGCATGAGCTGTTGAAACCAGATGGGGAGCTCATAACTCTAATGTGGCCT ACTGATGATCGTGATGGAGGTCCACCTTATAAAGTTTCTGTGGCCGA TTATGACGAGGTTTTGCATCCCTGGGGATTCAAGGCGACTTCTATAACAGATAACGAGCTAGCTCATGTAGGACTACGAAGG GGTTGCGAGAAGCTTGGGAGATGGAAGAGATATCTTTAA